The following proteins are encoded in a genomic region of Desulfosporosinus youngiae DSM 17734:
- a CDS encoding MFS transporter, protein MINPYLWILSIGHLIIDLGQGILPILMPLLAQSLHLSYFQVGTVVLAFTFSSAIIQPVFGVLSDRYSMPWLMPLGLFLSGLGLALTGIVNSYALLLLVVLLSGIGVAGYHPEGSKVAHFVSEDSKAGASMAIFSVGGNLGFGLGPMLAIFLLSFAGLDSILGVMIPGALAALVFLFLMPKFKKILEKKPSKQKSDSALNTRSDDRRSLVLLILYVTIRSWIHSGLIYFIPFYYPSFKGIPDPEYLVSMFLIAGVVGTVLGGPFADRFGGRNGMLASMAVSLFTVYPFIHFNGTWIPVLAFIVGASVISTFSVTVVFGQRLLPNNIGLASGLMLGFGVGMGSIGIILLGVIADHMGLPLTMNLISLLPVLGIILAFTLPDIRAGGSVAK, encoded by the coding sequence TTGATTAACCCGTATTTATGGATCTTGAGTATAGGTCATCTGATTATCGATTTGGGGCAGGGTATCCTACCTATCTTAATGCCCTTACTGGCCCAGAGCCTTCATCTCAGTTACTTTCAAGTTGGTACGGTTGTGCTGGCATTTACGTTCAGTTCGGCCATTATTCAGCCGGTATTCGGGGTGTTGAGCGATCGCTACAGCATGCCTTGGTTAATGCCTCTGGGGCTTTTCCTTTCCGGTCTTGGACTAGCACTCACTGGTATTGTTAACTCTTATGCATTATTGTTGCTTGTGGTGCTGTTGAGCGGTATCGGGGTGGCGGGATACCATCCGGAAGGGTCTAAAGTGGCCCATTTTGTCAGTGAGGATAGTAAGGCTGGGGCTTCGATGGCAATTTTTTCAGTGGGAGGAAATCTCGGTTTTGGCCTGGGCCCCATGCTCGCAATATTCTTATTGAGTTTTGCCGGTCTGGACTCAATTCTGGGTGTAATGATTCCAGGAGCATTGGCTGCTTTGGTCTTCTTATTCTTAATGCCCAAATTCAAGAAGATTCTTGAGAAGAAACCTTCCAAACAAAAAAGTGATTCCGCACTAAATACCAGGAGTGACGATAGGAGAAGCCTAGTATTATTGATCCTTTACGTAACCATTCGATCCTGGATACATTCTGGTCTGATTTATTTCATACCTTTCTATTATCCCAGTTTTAAAGGTATCCCTGATCCTGAATATCTGGTGAGTATGTTTTTAATTGCCGGGGTAGTAGGCACGGTTTTAGGCGGGCCTTTTGCCGATCGTTTCGGTGGACGTAATGGAATGCTGGCTTCTATGGCTGTTTCCCTATTCACGGTTTACCCATTTATCCATTTCAATGGTACGTGGATTCCCGTTTTAGCATTTATTGTAGGCGCGTCGGTCATCTCAACGTTTTCCGTTACTGTGGTATTTGGGCAGAGGCTCTTACCAAATAACATCGGGTTGGCTTCGGGGCTGATGCTCGGTTTTGGCGTAGGTATGGGCTCAATCGGCATAATATTACTCGGAGTAATCGCTGATCATATGGGCCTGCCTCTAACCATGAACCTGATCAGCCTGCTTCCCGTCCTGGGGATAATACTAGCCTTTACTTTACCGGATATCAGAGCCGGTGGTTCTGTTGCCAAATAG
- the nadD gene encoding nicotinate-nucleotide adenylyltransferase — protein sequence MNNDLKGKVNRLGIMGGTFDPIHYGHLVAAEMARAEFKLDKVLFIPTGTPPHKNRKGISDAELRFEMVKRAIQDNPSFDISRLEIEREGPSYTVETLRVLRRMWPEHELYFITGSDALLEIFSWREAEEIFRLIEFIGAARPGFDASDFFLKVQQEHPETKGKIHYLEVPALAISSTDIRARVRRGEPIRYLLPEAVRLYLAQHKLYTDT from the coding sequence ATGAATAATGATCTAAAAGGAAAAGTGAATAGGTTGGGCATAATGGGCGGAACCTTTGACCCGATTCATTATGGGCATTTGGTTGCTGCGGAAATGGCGCGTGCGGAGTTTAAGTTAGACAAAGTCTTATTTATACCGACAGGGACTCCTCCCCATAAAAACAGAAAAGGCATCTCAGACGCAGAATTGCGTTTTGAGATGGTTAAACGTGCTATTCAGGATAATCCATCCTTCGATATTTCCCGATTGGAAATTGAGCGGGAAGGTCCATCTTATACCGTGGAAACTCTGCGTGTCTTACGCCGTATGTGGCCGGAACATGAACTTTATTTTATTACCGGGTCAGATGCTCTTTTAGAGATCTTTTCCTGGCGTGAGGCAGAAGAAATCTTCAGGTTGATTGAATTTATAGGTGCTGCGCGGCCAGGGTTTGATGCGAGTGATTTTTTTTTAAAGGTTCAACAGGAACATCCGGAAACTAAAGGGAAGATTCATTACCTTGAGGTTCCAGCCTTAGCGATTTCTTCAACGGATATCAGAGCGAGGGTTCGGCGTGGAGAGCCGATCCGTTATCTTTTGCCTGAGGCTGTTCGGCTTTATCTTGCCCAGCATAAGCTATATACAGATACGTAA
- a CDS encoding RNA recognition motif domain-containing protein, with amino-acid sequence MATTLYVGNLPWNTTAEELGEFFSAYGQVESSRIITDRETGRSRGFGFIEVEEMDAARMAEELNGKDFGGRPLTVNEAKPKQM; translated from the coding sequence ATGGCAACAACACTATATGTTGGAAATCTTCCATGGAATACGACAGCTGAAGAACTCGGAGAGTTTTTCAGCGCGTATGGTCAGGTTGAAAGCAGCCGGATTATAACCGATCGTGAGACTGGCCGCTCCAGGGGTTTTGGATTTATTGAGGTTGAAGAAATGGATGCGGCACGTATGGCGGAAGAGTTAAACGGCAAGGATTTTGGCGGAAGGCCATTAACGGTCAATGAAGCCAAACCGAAACAAATGTAA